TCCAGCCACTCGGCGGTGCGGTTGAGCGCGGCCTGGCGGCGGCCGGCGAACGTCTCGGGGCCGTCCTCGGGGCCACAGCGGCAGATGCGGGCCGAGTCACCCGACACGTCCACGTAGAGGCCCAGCACCTCAGCATCCAGCTCCGCGGCGAGCGCGCAGGTGGCCTCGCTGACGTAGGCCGCCATGGCCTGCGCGGCGGAGCGCTCCGTGAGCGAGCGGACGAGGAACACCTGCCACCCCGCCTCGGTGAGCGGACCGGCTTCCTGCAGCGGCGCCAGCTCCGCGGGCGGTGCCTGGATGCGCGAGAGCAACCGCCGCACGGGCGCCTCCAGCCGCTCGAGCCGGGCGCTCGAAGCCGGGCAGAAGAAGACCACGCGGTACTCACGGCTGTCAGCTGCGGTTTCCATAGGCATACGGCGTCGCCAGGAACTGAAGGACTACTGTGAGGGTGTCTCTGCTCGGCGGGGCCCAAGAGGACCAAAGGAGTCCCCGCGCATGCAAGGGGGGAATTGGGTGGACGGTTCAGGGCGCGGGGGCCACCTGGGGCTCCGACGCTGGAAGGATGAGCACGGGCGCCCGGCGCTCGGCGGCGACCCAGGCTCCCGCCACCAACACCAGCACGCCTCCCGCCATGCCCACCGGCGTCAGCGCCTCCGCGAAGACGGCCCAGCCCACCACCGAGGCCGTGAGGGGCTCCAGGTACGTGAGGGCGCCCACGGCGGCGGTGGGGACGCGTCGCAGGCCCGCGTTGAAGAGGATGTTTCCAATGAGGCCGCACACCAACCCACCGGCGAGGACGCGGAGTGCGGCTCCGTCCAGCGCGGGGGGTAGGGCCTCGCCGCCGAAGTAGAGCAGCAACATGGCGACGGAGATGGGCGCGTGCAGCGAGGTGACGGCGAGCGGCGAGTACGCGCGCGCGGCTTCCTTGGCGCCCAGGATGGTGGCCGCGCAGAAGATGGCGCTCCCGGCGCCCAGGGCCGCCGTCCGTCCGGAGAAGCCGCTCCCGGGCTGGAGGACGAGCATCGCCAGGCCGAGCAGCGTCACGGGAACGCCCACCAGCGCCCGTGTCGAGCGTTGCTCGCCCAGCACCCAGGGGGCCGTCACCGCCAGCAGCAGCGGGGTGAGGTAGTGCGTCAGCACGGCCACCGAGACGGGGCCGTTTCGCATCGCCGCGAAGAAGAGGGCCACGTTGGCCGCGTCCGCCACGCCAATCACCGCGAGCGCCGCCGTCGCGCGCCTGTCGCGCAGGGCCTCGCGACGCAGCAGGAAGGGGGCCGGCAGCGACATGGCCGCGAGCACCAGCAGTGCATTCTGCGGCCCTGTCAGCCCCGCGGGACGCAGGAAGAGCGCCCAGCACCCCCAGAGGGTGGCCCCGGCCGCGACCATGGCGAAGTACCGCACCGCGTGACTCCTGGTAACACCGGCGCACCCCAAGGCTCCGGCGAGGCGTAGCGTACACCAGTCACCGCGGGCGTGTGGTTTCCCCCGGTCCTGCTCGCCGCTGCTGCGCGCGTTGCTAGGGTCGCGACCATGCCGCTCCGTCAGCACCGTGCCCTGCTCGCGAGTCTCGTGGCCAGCCTGCTCACCCTCGCCTGTGGTGAGGAGCGCACGGGCACGCTCCCCAATCCGTTCGGGGCCTTCAACTTCACGCTCGAGTCCCGCACTCCCGCCGACCAGGTCGGGCTGCTCGACGCGTACGGGTACGAAGGGATGGTGTTGTTCTGGCCCGGGGAGGAAGGCTTCAACGCCTTCGCCGCCACGCAGCAGGTGCGCGGTGGCACGTTCCGCATGCGCGCGGTGCTCCTCGACTTCCACTTCGAGCCGGACTGGAACCGCGCCGAGCTCGACAGCCTGCTCGCTACGCTCGCGCCGCAC
Above is a window of Pyxidicoccus xibeiensis DNA encoding:
- a CDS encoding DMT family transporter produces the protein MRYFAMVAAGATLWGCWALFLRPAGLTGPQNALLVLAAMSLPAPFLLRREALRDRRATAALAVIGVADAANVALFFAAMRNGPVSVAVLTHYLTPLLLAVTAPWVLGEQRSTRALVGVPVTLLGLAMLVLQPGSGFSGRTAALGAGSAIFCAATILGAKEAARAYSPLAVTSLHAPISVAMLLLYFGGEALPPALDGAALRVLAGGLVCGLIGNILFNAGLRRVPTAAVGALTYLEPLTASVVGWAVFAEALTPVGMAGGVLVLVAGAWVAAERRAPVLILPASEPQVAPAP